In one Dermatophagoides farinae isolate YC_2012a chromosome 4, ASM2471394v1, whole genome shotgun sequence genomic region, the following are encoded:
- the LOC124489985 gene encoding uncharacterized protein LOC124489985 isoform X2: MVIRLLHQRQWNGRRLRVEFAKPEQIRRLPSHHVCDQALKRKIEQDQFQAFRDHIQQLQRQSIPDSIFNSTFKDIPKADTLIIEQIGQHLLNNEKFYKYVVTIMIKLGLDVSFTKQNDHLSTILLPPDSDEESELETNITINDLNHSEAPEFEMKRRRRRRKRLKTGFIGDNAESFHPTTTNTKNQITTEIEQIFDTVPISKKLSINLTVNNNSTSIPSSSNSIIEHITTSDGFGSLVKPNSPPRLKSKPSSISDNTFDICLLRPEDLITDQELESNRIPTDKWSEYPVFKNYSMGDHQSHRLYVKNIHRKVLLRDLYRLFARYIHLDNYDHVDKFGIVYMEKGRMRGQAFVTYPEVTQASLALTSTNGFMFHDRPIVVQYGRCSTNIQPESI; the protein is encoded by the exons ATGGTAATTCGGTTGTTACACCAACGTCAATGGAATGGCCGACGTTTACGTGTTGAATTTGCAAAACCAGAACAGATTCGTCGTCTTCCAAGTCATCATGTCTGTGATCAAGCACTCAAACG TAAGATTGAGCAAGACCAATTTCAAGCGTTTCGTGATCATATCCAACAATTGCAACGTCAATCCATTCCTGACAGTATTTTTAATTCAACTTTCAAAGATATCCCGAAAGCCGATACACTAATTATCGAACAAATCGGACAACATTTGttaaacaatgaaaaattttataaatatgTCGTcacaataatgattaaaCTTGGTCTGGATGTATCGTTCACCAAGCAAAATGATCACTTATCTACAATTTTATTGCCACCAGATTCAGATGAAGAATCTGAATTGGAAACCAatatcaccatcaatgaTCTCAATCACAGTGAAGCACCGGAATTCGAAATGAAACGTCGTCGACGTCGTAGAAAGCGGCTAAAAACAGGATTCATTGGTGACAATGCCGAATCATttcatccaacaacaaccaatacTAAAAACCAAATCACTACAGAAATCGAGCAAATCTTTGATACAGTTccaatatcaaaaaaactTTCGATAAATTTAACTGTTAACAACAATTCTACTTCAATTCCATCGTCATCCAATTCGATTATTGAACATATTACCACTTCCGATGGTTTCGGATCTCTAGTCAAACCAAATTCACCACCTCGATTGAAATCGAAGCCATCATCGATCAGTGATAATACTTTTGATATTTGTCTATTACGTCCAGAGGATCTGATTACTGATCAGGAATTggaatcaaatcgaatacCTACAGACAAATGGTCAGAATATCCCgtattcaaaaattattcaatgggTGATCATCAAAGTCATCGGCTTTATGTGAAAAATATCCATCGAAAAGTTTTACTGCGAGATTTGTATCGATTATTTGCTCGCTACATTCATcttgataattatgatcatgTAGATAAATTTGGCATCGTCTACATGGAAAAAGGTCGAATGCGTGGTCAGGCTTTTGTCACCTATCCCGAAGTGACACAAGCTAGCTTAGCATTAACATCAACTAATGGCTTTATGTTCCATGATCGCCCTATCGTTGTTCAATACGGTCGTTGTAGTACTAATATACAACCCGAATccatataa
- the LOC124489985 gene encoding RNA-binding region-containing protein 3 isoform X1, translating to MNVPATSTISLEPVIPALEIRNLTTKFSYFDRNEMLYGLGATSVHNHPYYSVAFFTDELACHMVIRLLHQRQWNGRRLRVEFAKPEQIRRLPSHHVCDQALKRKIEQDQFQAFRDHIQQLQRQSIPDSIFNSTFKDIPKADTLIIEQIGQHLLNNEKFYKYVVTIMIKLGLDVSFTKQNDHLSTILLPPDSDEESELETNITINDLNHSEAPEFEMKRRRRRRKRLKTGFIGDNAESFHPTTTNTKNQITTEIEQIFDTVPISKKLSINLTVNNNSTSIPSSSNSIIEHITTSDGFGSLVKPNSPPRLKSKPSSISDNTFDICLLRPEDLITDQELESNRIPTDKWSEYPVFKNYSMGDHQSHRLYVKNIHRKVLLRDLYRLFARYIHLDNYDHVDKFGIVYMEKGRMRGQAFVTYPEVTQASLALTSTNGFMFHDRPIVVQYGRCSTNIQPESI from the exons ATGAATGTGCCGGCAACATCGACCATCTCCTTGGAACCGGTCATTCCGGCATTGGAAATTCGTAATTTGACCACcaaattttcttattttgaTCGGAATGAAATGTTATATGGCCTAGGTGCTACTTCTGTTCATAATCAT CCATATTATTCGGTTGCTTTTTTTACGGATGAACTTGCATGTCATATGGTAATTCGGTTGTTACACCAACGTCAATGGAATGGCCGACGTTTACGTGTTGAATTTGCAAAACCAGAACAGATTCGTCGTCTTCCAAGTCATCATGTCTGTGATCAAGCACTCAAACG TAAGATTGAGCAAGACCAATTTCAAGCGTTTCGTGATCATATCCAACAATTGCAACGTCAATCCATTCCTGACAGTATTTTTAATTCAACTTTCAAAGATATCCCGAAAGCCGATACACTAATTATCGAACAAATCGGACAACATTTGttaaacaatgaaaaattttataaatatgTCGTcacaataatgattaaaCTTGGTCTGGATGTATCGTTCACCAAGCAAAATGATCACTTATCTACAATTTTATTGCCACCAGATTCAGATGAAGAATCTGAATTGGAAACCAatatcaccatcaatgaTCTCAATCACAGTGAAGCACCGGAATTCGAAATGAAACGTCGTCGACGTCGTAGAAAGCGGCTAAAAACAGGATTCATTGGTGACAATGCCGAATCATttcatccaacaacaaccaatacTAAAAACCAAATCACTACAGAAATCGAGCAAATCTTTGATACAGTTccaatatcaaaaaaactTTCGATAAATTTAACTGTTAACAACAATTCTACTTCAATTCCATCGTCATCCAATTCGATTATTGAACATATTACCACTTCCGATGGTTTCGGATCTCTAGTCAAACCAAATTCACCACCTCGATTGAAATCGAAGCCATCATCGATCAGTGATAATACTTTTGATATTTGTCTATTACGTCCAGAGGATCTGATTACTGATCAGGAATTggaatcaaatcgaatacCTACAGACAAATGGTCAGAATATCCCgtattcaaaaattattcaatgggTGATCATCAAAGTCATCGGCTTTATGTGAAAAATATCCATCGAAAAGTTTTACTGCGAGATTTGTATCGATTATTTGCTCGCTACATTCATcttgataattatgatcatgTAGATAAATTTGGCATCGTCTACATGGAAAAAGGTCGAATGCGTGGTCAGGCTTTTGTCACCTATCCCGAAGTGACACAAGCTAGCTTAGCATTAACATCAACTAATGGCTTTATGTTCCATGATCGCCCTATCGTTGTTCAATACGGTCGTTGTAGTACTAATATACAACCCGAATccatataa
- the LOC124489924 gene encoding uncharacterized protein LOC124489924 gives MDTSSHDPGTTISMATESATPTTTNVILTSNESSSPPMIPATSTTTTTETILSTMKSETSSETLPPNTANSSSGSGGGGGGSSEKPLGLLARAAIMKRQMDMEKDNEQQQQQQTSISSNSSGNDEKTVTVEPTTTVTKKAKKSSTSSNDKKSSSPSSSSSSLTATSSSTIEAVATCNPQFTLKQVSKFSDKRLLSTFVEYKRDVKTKRCSYSCHLLPQQCQQRFESVFGSAEAEKSKKDIVDHLRQHLCNLEQTMPNLRLNSCRKIRKTALDKKTTSAKQIKKETENVHVTVSIASTTATTTSTSCSPLTTTKTTVVAAENDILKQSIANAEIEEEIFGLMNVENHQQRQLTQQQQPGLIGTATGAVHHILNTSLPISTFVVATQAAMAGQPSLMPHHTIEDVSQTVEVISSTDPIVMDQHQNQSLSGTFSSATMTTAATTATTTTLMNAADPSMPAHQLRALALDYIDDIRKKSSSAARSIIVNGDKSVIYQCKICPDKQFTSTNGLIFHYKKHAGLKPYVCDLCSATFTRQHSLNYHMLIHLNKSRFICSECSRHFRHPSHFKEHMRRHTGETPFQCSDCLIKFKTRNTYKRHLQTKHSKILTSKGIIEVTPGSQQQPPSQQQMTTTVPTPITATTATKKILATKGGSGNIMTAALSTTPMAHTQLIGQVVAIGPSTSTVPIIAGTMATTSASNTTSTAKPRRKYGIKYLHKNIETMTKYEQQQHQQTATLIATNHPAALTANTAAAIHQPQNQTLTAITDPTTITGTLGAAATAQTAPGSNITILRMPQYPSVHILDNGGGTTATANAALAATMAAAIPTGTATTTTTTAIARKTTLLNRCQQQQQPSLSTQSLSSLQPPLPGQQQQQTLTLVTVGPIGIDSEGKPIFQITGQPNATTTDHLTASSLIPTFTTNQAHEILHDQQSQQQSLTELTSAIPLTTTTIGSHHPHHHQLIYHNQPHQILSIHPQPMTPSVTSATVIPTTQSSSTATNDNFMCLLEAIEMTKDEE, from the exons ATGGATACATCATCGCATGATCCTGGTACGACCATCTCAATGGCTACCGAGTCGGCCACGCCCACTACCACCAATGTAATATTGACatcgaatgaatcatcatcaccaccaatgATTCCAGCAACatcgacgacaacgacgacagaAACGATATTGTCAACAATGAAATCTGAAACTTCATCAGAAACGTTACCCCCAAATACCGctaatagtagtagtgggagtggtggtggtggtggtggaagtAGTGAAAAACCTTTAGGGCTATTAGCACGTGCAGCCATCATGAAACGTCAGATGGATATGGAAAAagataatgaacaacaacagcaacaacaaacatcaatatcatcaaattccaGCGGTAATGACGAAAAAACTGTCACAGTTGAACCAACAACCACTGTCACCAAAAAAGCCAag aaaagtTCAACGTCCAGTAATGATAAAAAGagttcatcaccatcatcatcatcatcctcattaACTGCAACAagttcatcaacaattgaagCTGTTGCTACTTGCAATCCTCAATTTACGCTAAAACAAGTATCGAAATTTTCGGATaaacgattattatcaacatttgtTGAATATAAACGCGatgtaaaaacaaaacgttGTTCATATAGTTGTCATTTATTGCCCCAGCAATGCCAACAACGTTTTGAATCGGTATTTGGCTCGGCCGAAgctgaaaaatcaaaaaaggatattgttgatcatcttCGACAACATTTGTGCAATCTTGAACAAACTATGCCAAATTTAAGGCTTAATTCATGCCGTAAAATTCGAAAGACCGCtttggataaaaaaacaacatcagcAAAACAGATTAAAAAGGAAACGGAAAATGTTCATGTTACAGTTTCGATTGcgtcaacaacagcaacgacaacatcgacatcatGTTCACCATTGACAACAACGAAGACGACAGTGGTTGCAGCCGAAAATGATATCCTAAAACAATCGATAGCAAACGCTGAGATTGAAGAGGAAATCTTTGGTCTGATGAATGTTGAGAATCACCAACAAAGACAACTtacccaacaacaacagcctgGATTAATAGGAACTGCTACCGGAGCAGttcatcatatattgaaTACATCATTACCAATATCTacgtttgttgttgcaacACAAGCAGCGATGGCTGGTCAACCATCACTAATGCCGCATCATACAATCGAGGATGTATCTCAAACGGTCGAAGTTATTTCTTCAACAGATCCGATTGTTATggatcaacatcaaaatcaGTCTCTATCCGGAACATTTTCATCAGCGACAATGACCACAGCTGCAACCACAGCGACTACAACAACGTTGATGAATGCGGCTGATCCATCAATGCCAGCACATCAACTTCGTGCATTAGCATTggattatattgatgatatcaGAAAGAAAAGCTCATCGGCAGCACGTTCTATAATTGTTAATGGTGATAAATCGGTCATATATCAGTGTAAAATCTGTCCAGATAAACAATTTACCTCAACAAATGGTTTGATATTTCATTATAAAAAACATGCCGGCCTAAAGCCTTATGTATGCGATCTTTGTTCGGCAACATTTACTCGTCAACATTCATTAAATTATCATATGTTAATACATTTGAACAAATCACGTTTTATTTGTTCCGAATGTTCACGCCATTTTCGTCATCCATCACATTTCAAAGAACATATGCGCCGTCATACGGGTGAAACTCCATTCCAATGTAGCGATTGTCTTATCAA attCAAAACGCGAAACACCTACAAACGGCATTTACAGACtaaacattcaaaaatattAACATCAAAAGGAATCATAGAAGTTACGCCTGGATCACAACAGCAGCCGCcatctcaacaacaaatgacaacaacagtgCCTACGCCTATAACAGCAACGActgcaacgaaaaaaattcttgcaaCCAAAGGTGGAAGTGGAAATATTATGACTGCTGCATTATCGACAACACCGATGGCACATACACAATTGATTGGACAAGTTGTAGCGATTGgtccatcaacatcaacagtACCTATTATAGCAGGAACTATGGCCACAACATCGGCATCAAATACAACATCGACAGCAAAACCACGAAGAAAATATGGCATCAAATATTTACATAAAAACATTGAGACAATGACCaaatatgaacaacaacaacatcaacagaCAGCCACATTAATAGCGACAAATCATCCTGCCGCATTGACAGCCAATACGGCGGCAGCCATACATCAACCACAGAATCAAACATTGACGGCCATAACGGATCCGACAACAATAACCGGTACATTAGGCGCAGCAGCAACGGCACAAACAGCGCCTGGATCAAATATAACAATTTTACGGATGCCACAATATCCATCTGTTCATATACTAGATAACGGTGGTGGTACTACAGCAACGGCAAATGCTGCATTAGCTGCCACAATGGCTGCAGCCATACCAACCGGAACggcgacaacgacgacgacaacagcaATAGCTCGAAAGACTACATTGTTGAATcgttgtcaacaacaacaacaaccatcactatcaacacaatcattatcatcattacaaccaccactaccgggtcaacaacaacaacaaacattaacGTTGGTTACTGTGGGACCAATAGGTATCGATTCTGAAGGTAAACCGATATTTCAGATAACTGGTCAACCGAATGCAACCACAACTGACCATCTGACAGCATCATCGTTGATACCAACATTTACTACAAATCAAGCGCATGAAATTCTACATGatcaacaatcacaacaacaaagtttAACCGAATTAACATCGGCAATACCATTGACAACGACAACCATTGGTagtcatcatccacatcatcatcaattaatctATCATAATCAACCACATCAAATATTATCTATACATCCTCAACCTATGACACCATCGGTAACATCAGCAACAGTAATACCAacaacacaatcatcatcaacagcaacgaatgataattttatgtGTCTATTAGAAGCAATCGAAATGACCAAAGATGAAgaataa